The following are encoded in a window of Sulfitobacter sp. S190 genomic DNA:
- a CDS encoding Dabb family protein: protein MTDISTADASPQRSFIRHVVFFSARDRADLETVHRGLSILQGIPGAQCFEVSYNRHVDRFSDAVDVVVYAEFEDQAALDRYQRHPLYEESIRIVRPLRDLRVAADF, encoded by the coding sequence ATGACAGATATTTCCACCGCCGACGCCAGTCCGCAGCGCAGTTTCATCCGGCACGTGGTCTTTTTCAGCGCCCGCGACCGTGCCGATCTGGAAACCGTGCACAGGGGGCTGTCGATCTTGCAGGGCATACCGGGCGCACAGTGCTTCGAAGTGTCTTACAACCGTCATGTGGACCGCTTCTCCGACGCGGTGGATGTGGTCGTCTATGCCGAGTTTGAAGATCAGGCAGCGCTGGACCGCTACCAAAGACATCCGCTTTATGAGGAATCGATCCGTATCGTGCGACCCCTACGAGACCTGCGCGTGGCGGCGGATTTCTGA
- the nusG gene encoding transcription termination/antitermination protein NusG: protein MAKRWYSVSVLSNFEKKIAEQIRTSVEEQELQDQIDEVLVPTEEVIEVRRGKKVTTERRFMPGYVLVHMEMSDQGYHLINSINRVTGFLGPQGRPMPMRDAEVQAILGRVQEGEEAPRTLIHFEIGEKVKVADGPFEDFDGMVEEVDEDNQKLKVTVSIFGRETPVELDFTQVNKQI, encoded by the coding sequence ATGGCAAAACGGTGGTATTCGGTCAGTGTCCTGTCCAACTTCGAGAAAAAGATCGCCGAGCAGATCCGCACTTCGGTCGAGGAGCAGGAACTGCAGGACCAGATCGACGAGGTGCTGGTGCCCACCGAAGAGGTGATCGAGGTCCGTCGCGGCAAGAAGGTCACGACCGAGCGGCGCTTCATGCCCGGCTACGTGCTGGTGCATATGGAAATGTCCGACCAGGGCTACCACCTGATCAACTCCATCAACCGCGTCACCGGTTTTCTGGGCCCGCAGGGTCGCCCGATGCCGATGCGCGATGCCGAAGTGCAGGCCATTCTGGGCCGCGTGCAAGAAGGCGAAGAAGCGCCCCGCACGCTCATCCACTTCGAAATCGGCGAAAAGGTCAAAGTGGCCGACGGCCCGTTCGAGGATTTCGACGGCATGGTCGAAGAGGTCGACGAGGACAACCAGAAGCTCAAGGTCACCGTGTCGATCTTTGGCCGCGAAACCCCCGTCGAACTGGACTTTACCCAGGTCAACAAACAGATCTGA
- a CDS encoding CatB-related O-acetyltransferase → MSDPSAHRPFPPPTRTHPVSLPDGSGHPGTVFLSAVIDHPRMVIGDYSYASAFDPPEDWAARLAPYLFDFSPERLHIGKFCQIADGVQFITASANHRHDGISTFPFAIFGGDGFADRPSMPGPGADTHVGHDVWIGQGARILPGVRIGTGAIIAAGAVVTADVAAYTIVGGNPARPLRRRFPEPQSAALLDIAWWDWPVEKILTHEAVIYGGDVTALAAL, encoded by the coding sequence ATGTCAGATCCGTCAGCCCACCGCCCTTTCCCGCCGCCGACCCGCACCCATCCCGTTTCGCTGCCCGATGGGTCCGGGCACCCCGGCACCGTTTTCCTCAGCGCGGTCATCGACCACCCGCGCATGGTAATCGGTGATTATTCCTACGCCAGCGCGTTTGACCCGCCCGAGGACTGGGCCGCGCGGCTGGCCCCATACCTGTTCGACTTCAGCCCAGAGCGCCTGCATATCGGAAAGTTCTGCCAGATCGCCGACGGGGTGCAGTTCATCACGGCTTCGGCCAATCATCGCCACGACGGTATTTCCACCTTTCCGTTCGCGATCTTTGGCGGCGATGGCTTTGCGGACCGTCCGTCGATGCCGGGGCCGGGGGCGGATACCCACGTGGGCCATGATGTGTGGATCGGGCAGGGCGCCCGCATCCTGCCCGGTGTGCGGATCGGCACAGGAGCCATCATCGCGGCGGGGGCCGTGGTTACGGCCGATGTGGCGGCCTATACCATCGTGGGCGGCAACCCGGCCCGGCCCCTGCGCCGCCGGTTCCCGGAGCCACAGAGTGCGGCGCTTCTCGATATTGCCTGGTGGGACTGGCCGGTCGAGAAGATCCTGACGCATGAAGCGGTCATCTACGGCGGTGACGTCACTGCGCTGGCGGCCCTTTAA
- the rplK gene encoding 50S ribosomal protein L11 produces the protein MAKKLVGTMKLQIKAGQANPSPPVGPALGQRGINIMEFCKAFNAKTADMEPGAPCPTVISYYQDKSFTMDIKTPPASYYLKKAAKVNSGAKTPSRETVGSVTTKQLREIAEAKMVDLSANDVDQAMKIILGSAKSMGIEVK, from the coding sequence ATGGCCAAGAAACTCGTCGGTACGATGAAGTTGCAGATCAAGGCGGGGCAGGCAAACCCCTCCCCACCAGTAGGCCCGGCATTGGGTCAACGCGGCATCAACATCATGGAATTCTGCAAGGCGTTCAACGCCAAGACAGCGGATATGGAGCCCGGCGCCCCATGCCCGACCGTGATCAGCTACTATCAGGACAAGTCCTTCACGATGGACATCAAGACGCCGCCCGCGTCCTACTACCTGAAAAAAGCGGCCAAAGTGAATTCCGGCGCGAAAACGCCCAGCCGTGAAACAGTCGGTTCCGTGACCACCAAGCAGCTGCGCGAAATCGCGGAAGCGAAAATGGTCGACCTGTCCGCAAACGATGTGGATCAGGCCATGAAGATCATCCTTGGCTCGGCCAAGTCGATGGGCATCGAGGTTAAGTAA
- a CDS encoding DUF892 family protein produces MTLNNLHDVYHDQLQDLYSACKQSLEATTELGRAASDKELSEALIAGANGISEGMDKIKSLCATHDIDPEGEHCKGMEGLVKEARAHGLEEDFGDDATRDAMIISQYQRMVHYALAGYGTLAAFANRLDLDEDGAILSKLLDDTYDGDRHMTEIATQGGVNKQAA; encoded by the coding sequence ATGACCCTCAACAATCTGCACGATGTATACCATGACCAGCTGCAAGACCTTTACAGCGCCTGCAAACAGTCGCTCGAGGCCACAACCGAGCTGGGCCGTGCCGCCAGCGACAAGGAATTGAGCGAAGCCCTGATCGCGGGTGCGAACGGCATTAGCGAAGGGATGGACAAGATCAAATCGCTCTGCGCCACGCATGACATCGACCCCGAGGGCGAGCATTGCAAGGGCATGGAAGGTCTGGTCAAAGAGGCCCGCGCCCACGGTCTTGAAGAAGACTTCGGCGACGACGCCACCCGTGACGCCATGATCATCAGCCAGTACCAGCGCATGGTGCATTATGCACTGGCAGGCTACGGCACCCTGGCTGCCTTTGCCAACCGTCTGGACCTTGACGAGGATGGTGCGATCCTGAGCAAACTGCTCGACGACACCTACGATGGCGATCGCCACATGACCGAGATTGCGACACAAGGCGGCGTGAACAAACAAGCCGCCTGA
- the rplJ gene encoding 50S ribosomal protein L10 has translation MDRAQKEQLVDELGQIFESSGVVVVAHYVGLTVAEMQDLRARARAAGGAVRVAKNRLAKIALEGKPCESIADLLTGMTVLTYSEDPVAAAKVAQEFAKENQKFVILGGAMGENALDVAGVESVSKMPSREELISTIAGMLGAPASNIAGAIGAPASNIASILSTIEDKAA, from the coding sequence GTGGATAGAGCACAAAAAGAACAGCTGGTCGACGAACTCGGCCAGATCTTTGAAAGCTCTGGCGTCGTTGTGGTAGCCCACTACGTCGGTCTGACAGTTGCCGAAATGCAAGACCTACGTGCACGCGCCCGCGCTGCAGGTGGGGCTGTGCGTGTTGCAAAGAACCGGCTCGCCAAGATCGCCCTTGAGGGCAAGCCATGCGAAAGCATTGCTGACCTTCTGACGGGTATGACCGTTCTGACCTATTCTGAGGATCCGGTGGCCGCGGCCAAGGTTGCTCAGGAATTCGCCAAGGAGAACCAAAAGTTCGTCATCCTTGGTGGTGCAATGGGTGAGAATGCGTTGGACGTCGCCGGTGTGGAATCGGTGTCCAAAATGCCTTCGCGCGAGGAGCTTATCTCCACGATCGCGGGCATGCTGGGCGCACCTGCTTCCAACATCGCTGGCGCCATTGGCGCACCTGCAAGCAACATCGCATCCATCTTGTCCACGATCGAGGACAAGGCGGCGTAA
- a CDS encoding LicD family protein — protein sequence MDDTDLTEKEAIRLKRRAVRRIKEIRQQAFAILGEEGADTQAAGPLWAELKALGKFEGRILYREARVALFVALRLHPKVVVRELRALRRIHTDRGDPAQYDSLSRMIDTHLHPDVLTFHSYSGTSFSHVDTAPVWQNVATVMAWLTKYGYESFLNSGTLLGVTRDGDFIAHDDDVDLAVMVPGTSVNQVARNWQALRETLAAANLLDAEQSSNEVLKTTLTGGFTLDLFPAWVIRSRVYVYPHTNAELTRSQVLPLGTCATTGLAIPRDPEAMLAINYGETWRTPDRLFVFPWRDAFAKFAAFRQATDENQRAAERARLPHKMSA from the coding sequence ATGGATGATACAGACCTGACCGAGAAGGAGGCGATCCGCCTCAAGCGCCGCGCCGTGCGCCGCATCAAGGAAATCCGTCAGCAGGCATTCGCCATTCTGGGCGAGGAGGGGGCCGATACCCAGGCGGCGGGCCCGCTCTGGGCAGAGCTCAAGGCGCTCGGCAAGTTCGAGGGCCGAATCCTTTACCGCGAGGCGCGCGTGGCGCTGTTCGTGGCGTTGCGCTTGCACCCCAAGGTCGTCGTGCGCGAGCTGCGCGCCCTGCGCCGCATCCACACGGACCGGGGCGATCCTGCCCAATACGATAGCCTGTCGCGGATGATCGACACCCATCTGCACCCCGATGTGCTGACTTTCCACAGCTATAGCGGCACCAGCTTCAGCCATGTCGACACCGCGCCGGTCTGGCAGAATGTCGCGACCGTGATGGCCTGGCTTACGAAGTACGGATACGAAAGCTTTCTCAACTCCGGCACCCTTCTGGGTGTCACGCGCGATGGCGATTTCATTGCCCACGACGATGACGTCGATCTTGCCGTCATGGTGCCCGGCACATCGGTCAATCAGGTCGCCCGCAACTGGCAGGCGTTGCGCGAGACGCTGGCCGCCGCCAACCTGCTCGATGCCGAGCAAAGCAGTAACGAGGTGCTCAAGACGACGCTGACGGGCGGCTTCACGCTCGATCTGTTCCCCGCATGGGTCATCCGCAGCCGTGTCTACGTCTATCCGCACACCAACGCGGAGCTGACCCGCTCGCAGGTCTTGCCGCTGGGTACATGTGCCACCACAGGGCTGGCCATCCCGCGTGATCCCGAAGCCATGTTGGCGATCAATTACGGCGAGACGTGGCGTACGCCGGACCGGCTGTTTGTCTTTCCGTGGCGCGACGCCTTCGCCAAATTCGCCGCATTCCGGCAGGCCACCGATGAGAACCAGCGCGCCGCCGAACGGGCGCGGTTGCCGCACAAGATGTCTGCCTGA
- the tuf gene encoding elongation factor Tu, with the protein MAKEKFERNKPHVNIGTIGHVDHGKTTLTAAITKYFGDFKAYDQIDGAPEEKARGITISTAHVEYETDARHYAHVDCPGHADYVKNMITGAAQMDGAILVVNAADGPMPQTREHILLGRQVGIPYMVVFMNKVDQVDDEELLELVEMEIRELLSSYEYPGDDIPIIAGSALAAMEGNKPEIGEEKIKELMAAVDEYIPTPARAVDQPFLMPVEDVFSISGRGTVVTGRVERGVINVGDEIEIVGIRDTKKTTCTGVEMFRKLLDSGEAGDNIGALLRGVDRDGVERGQVLCKPGSVNPHTKFEAEAYILTKEEGGRHTPFFANYRPQFYFRTTDVTGTVQLPEGTEMVMPGDNLKFDVELIAPIAMEQGLRFAIREGGRTVGAGVVSKITE; encoded by the coding sequence ATGGCAAAGGAAAAGTTTGAACGTAACAAGCCGCACGTCAACATTGGCACGATCGGCCACGTTGACCACGGCAAGACGACACTGACGGCTGCGATCACCAAGTATTTCGGTGATTTCAAGGCGTACGACCAGATTGACGGCGCGCCCGAGGAGAAAGCCCGCGGGATCACGATTTCGACGGCACACGTCGAGTATGAAACCGACGCGCGTCACTATGCGCACGTCGATTGCCCCGGCCACGCGGACTACGTCAAGAACATGATCACCGGTGCGGCGCAGATGGACGGCGCGATCCTGGTTGTGAACGCGGCCGACGGCCCGATGCCTCAGACGCGCGAGCACATCCTGCTGGGCCGCCAGGTTGGCATCCCGTACATGGTTGTTTTCATGAACAAGGTTGACCAGGTCGACGATGAGGAGCTGCTGGAGCTGGTGGAAATGGAAATCCGCGAGCTGCTGTCGTCCTACGAGTATCCCGGCGACGACATTCCGATCATCGCGGGTTCCGCGCTGGCGGCGATGGAAGGCAACAAGCCCGAAATCGGCGAAGAGAAGATCAAGGAACTGATGGCGGCTGTGGACGAGTACATCCCGACGCCCGCACGTGCCGTTGACCAGCCGTTCCTGATGCCGGTCGAAGACGTGTTCTCGATCTCGGGCCGTGGTACAGTTGTGACGGGCCGTGTCGAGCGTGGCGTGATCAACGTGGGCGACGAGATCGAAATCGTCGGCATCCGCGACACCAAGAAGACGACCTGCACGGGCGTTGAAATGTTCCGCAAGCTGCTGGATTCTGGCGAAGCGGGCGACAACATCGGCGCGCTGCTGCGTGGCGTTGACCGTGACGGCGTCGAGCGTGGCCAGGTGCTGTGCAAGCCCGGTTCGGTGAACCCGCACACGAAGTTCGAAGCCGAAGCCTACATCCTGACCAAGGAAGAGGGTGGCCGTCACACGCCGTTCTTCGCCAACTACCGTCCGCAGTTCTACTTCCGTACGACGGATGTGACCGGCACGGTTCAGCTGCCCGAGGGCACTGAAATGGTGATGCCGGGTGACAACCTGAAGTTCGACGTCGAGCTGATCGCGCCCATCGCGATGGAGCAGGGCCTGCGCTTCGCGATCCGCGAAGGCGGCCGGACCGTCGGCGCGGGTGTCGTGTCGAAGATCACGGAGTAA
- the secE gene encoding preprotein translocase subunit SecE, producing the protein MATTNPLQFIQQVRAEVAKVVWPTRREVMLTTVMVFILAALTAVFFALVDIIIRSGLQYVLNVFG; encoded by the coding sequence ATGGCCACCACCAACCCGCTTCAGTTCATTCAACAGGTCCGCGCCGAAGTGGCCAAAGTTGTGTGGCCCACGCGGCGCGAGGTCATGCTGACCACCGTCATGGTGTTTATCCTTGCGGCGCTGACGGCGGTTTTCTTCGCGCTTGTGGATATTATCATCCGTAGCGGCCTGCAGTACGTGTTGAACGTGTTTGGCTGA
- the rplL gene encoding 50S ribosomal protein L7/L12 yields the protein MADLKKLAEDIVGLTLLEAQELKTILKDEYGIEPAAGGAVMMAGPADAGAAEEEKTEFDVVLKNAGASKINVIKEVRGITGLGLKEAKDLVEAGGKIKEGVDKAEAEDIKGKLEAAGAEVELA from the coding sequence ATGGCTGATCTGAAAAAACTGGCAGAAGACATCGTTGGTCTGACGCTGCTTGAAGCACAAGAACTGAAAACAATCCTCAAAGACGAATACGGCATCGAGCCAGCAGCCGGTGGCGCTGTCATGATGGCCGGTCCTGCCGATGCAGGCGCCGCCGAGGAAGAGAAAACCGAATTCGACGTCGTTCTGAAGAACGCCGGCGCATCCAAAATCAACGTGATCAAAGAAGTTCGCGGCATCACCGGTCTGGGCCTGAAAGAAGCCAAGGACCTGGTCGAAGCCGGCGGCAAGATCAAAGAAGGCGTGGACAAAGCCGAAGCAGAAGACATCAAAGGCAAGCTGGAAGCAGCTGGCGCCGAAGTCGAGCTGGCCTAA
- a CDS encoding GFA family protein: MDFPKRICEIFGMENSGPITGGRQCGAVRYSVASLGRSSVCHCRMCQRAFGSFYAALVVAQDLIWTSGQPSFFASSNLSKRGFCQGCGTPLSLKNSDDALLEIATGSLDNPELAPPSLQINHRYACSFSDDIGKLPTPDSETVAENDEWNATVISYQKP; encoded by the coding sequence ATGGACTTCCCAAAACGGATTTGTGAAATTTTCGGTATGGAAAATTCAGGTCCTATAACCGGAGGACGTCAGTGCGGAGCAGTCCGCTACAGTGTCGCCTCACTTGGTCGGTCATCCGTTTGTCATTGCCGGATGTGCCAGCGGGCATTCGGTTCATTTTACGCCGCTCTCGTCGTTGCGCAGGACCTGATATGGACGAGCGGACAACCTTCTTTCTTCGCAAGCTCTAACCTCAGCAAACGCGGCTTTTGTCAGGGCTGCGGAACTCCTTTGAGCTTGAAAAATTCTGACGATGCGCTGTTGGAAATAGCGACTGGTTCGCTCGACAATCCCGAGCTTGCTCCACCGAGCTTGCAAATCAATCACCGGTACGCTTGTTCATTTTCGGATGACATTGGAAAACTTCCAACACCGGACAGCGAGACGGTTGCAGAAAACGATGAGTGGAATGCTACCGTGATCTCTTATCAAAAGCCCTAG
- the rplA gene encoding 50S ribosomal protein L1 codes for MAKLGKRTRAAREAFAGKENVTVEEAVSLIKANANAKFDETMEVALNLGIDPRHADQMVRGVVGLPNGTGKTVRVAVFARGPKAEEAQAAGADIVGAEDLMETVQSGKIEFDRCIATPDMMPIVGRLGKVLGPRNLMPNPKVGTVTMDVEAAVKAAKGGEVQFKAEKGGVVHAGVGKVSFDEAQLVENIRAFVGAVAKAKPSGAKGAYMQKIALSSTMSPGVTVSVDNAVSE; via the coding sequence ATGGCAAAACTCGGAAAACGCACCCGCGCCGCACGCGAAGCATTCGCAGGCAAAGAAAACGTCACCGTGGAAGAAGCGGTATCGCTGATCAAGGCGAACGCCAACGCCAAGTTCGACGAAACCATGGAAGTCGCGCTGAACCTCGGCATTGATCCGCGCCACGCCGACCAGATGGTCCGCGGTGTTGTCGGTCTGCCCAACGGCACCGGCAAAACAGTCCGTGTTGCGGTCTTTGCCCGTGGCCCCAAGGCCGAAGAAGCACAGGCTGCCGGCGCTGACATCGTCGGTGCAGAGGACCTGATGGAAACCGTACAGTCCGGCAAGATCGAATTCGATCGCTGCATCGCGACACCGGACATGATGCCGATCGTCGGCCGTCTGGGTAAGGTTCTGGGCCCCCGCAACCTGATGCCGAACCCCAAGGTCGGCACCGTGACAATGGATGTCGAGGCCGCCGTGAAGGCAGCCAAGGGCGGCGAAGTGCAGTTCAAGGCCGAAAAGGGCGGTGTCGTCCACGCAGGCGTTGGCAAAGTGTCCTTTGACGAGGCCCAACTGGTCGAAAACATCCGCGCGTTCGTGGGTGCCGTGGCCAAGGCCAAGCCATCGGGTGCCAAAGGCGCCTACATGCAGAAGATCGCGCTGAGCTCGACCATGAGCCCCGGCGTGACCGTCTCCGTGGACAACGCAGTCAGCGAATAA